In Prunus dulcis chromosome 1, ALMONDv2, whole genome shotgun sequence, the following are encoded in one genomic region:
- the LOC117614652 gene encoding uncharacterized protein LOC117614652 gives MASSAARITFRILIIALVLLVLFYVGRPLYWKISATIHEIRENKQTVQQGLSKIVLEAQKSVGWYHDESDSGSRVNRVAKNVGLATTRRLLLHQVS, from the exons ATGGCGTCGTCCGCAGCAAGGATCACCTTCCGCATACTCATCATAGCTCTGGTTCTTCTGGTCCtcttctacgtcggtcgaccTCTCTACTGGAAAATCTCCGCCACCATCCACGAGATCCGCGAAAACAAACAGACCGTTCAACAAG GTTTGTCGAAGATCGTTCTGGAAGCTCAGAAATCGGTGGGTTGGTACCACGACGAATCGGATTCGGGGTCCCGCGTAAATCGGGTCGCGAAGAATGTCGGGTTGGCCACGACCCGGAGGCTATTGCTCCACCAAGTTTCATAA